Proteins found in one Camelus bactrianus isolate YW-2024 breed Bactrian camel chromosome X, ASM4877302v1, whole genome shotgun sequence genomic segment:
- the LOC105069309 gene encoding polyadenylate-binding protein 4-like, translating to MSDSVPHFEMSSLYVGDLHPEVNEAMLYEKFRTAGRILSIRVCRDLVTRRSLGYAYVNFLLHADTERALNTMNFDIINGKPLRIMWSQRDPSLRKSGVVVSDENGSRGFGFVHFEKSEAASRAIAKMNGIVLKGSRVFVGQFKPRKEREADLRAKANIFANVYIKNFGDDVDDKCLKEIFGEFGSVLNVRVMTDESGKSKGFGFVSFENFEDAQKAIEGVNGKVLNGNQLYVGRAQNKAERQSELKHKFEQIKQGKLTRCKGANLYVKNLEDGIDSKWLRKEFSLFGTITSARVVMEAGRSKGFGFVCYTSHEEANKAIRAMNGKTVITKPLYVAIAQSKEERQARLTKNYMKRMVALKDRGYPTFNTDKMVASSSSGNSMPAVPQPQRGSAHLCKPVVNKTKCHSSQNMRYSIHSAGAPKPSVSTSSPSQVQGVKSAFQVTNTTTQTLAVHPQTSALGPRASQRFEKVAGAAGVHSPLKFKVGRPASTQKPVPVCTQGHDMLNVSILASAATQKKLLDEKLVPLVQSIHLTPTGEISGIFLEMDDAEMLYMLKYPEFLRAKIDELICILQSSQAQDTALRANSTPSI from the exons ATGAGTGATTCGGTTCCACACTTTGAAATGTCCTCACTGTATGTCGGAGACCTACATCCCGAAGTGAATGAGGCAATGCTGTATGAGAAGTTCCGCACTGCCGGGCGGATCCTGTCCATTAGGGTCTGCCGTGATCTGGTCACTCGCCGCTCCCTGGGCTACGCATATGTGAACTTCTTGCTGCACGCGGATACTGAGAGGGCTCTGAACACTATGAACTTTGATATTATCAATGGCAAGCCGCTGCGTATTATGTGGTCCCAGCGTGACCCATCACTTCGGAAGAGCGGAGTGG TGGTATCCGATGAAAATGGATCAAGAGGTTTCGGATTTGTGCATTTTGAGAAATCAGAAGCCGCTAGTAGAGCCATTGCAAAGATGAATGGGATTGTGCTGAAAGGTAGCCGAGTTTTTGTTGGGCAGTTTAAACCTCGCAAAGAAAGGGAAGCTGATCTCAGAGCTAAAGcaaacatatttgcaaatgtcTACATCAAGAATTTTGGAGATGATGTAGATGATAAATGTCTTAAAGAGATTTTTGGTGAATTTGGTTCTGTATTAAATGTGAGAGTTATGACTGATGAAAGTGGAAAATCCAAAGGCTTTGGATTtgtgagttttgagaattttgaAGATGCCCAGAAAGCCATCGAAGGAGTGAATGGAAAAGTCCTTAATGGAAATCAACTTTATGTTGGTAGAGCACAGAACAAAGCAGAGAGACAATCTGaattaaaacacaaatttgagCAAATAAAACAGGGTAAACTTACCAGGTGCAAGGGTGCTAACCTTTATGTGAAAAATCTTGAAGATGGTATTGACAGTAAATGGCTGAGAAAAGAATTCTCCCTCTTTGGCACAATCACGAGTGCCAGGGTCGTGATGGAGGCAGGCCGCAGCAAAGGCTTTGGCTTTGTTTGTTACACATCTCATGAGGAAGCTAATAAAGCTATCAGGGCAATGAATGGAAAAACTGTGATCACCAAACCCCTGTACGTGGCTATTGCACAAAGTAAGGAGGAACGTCAGGCTCGCCTCACCAAGAACTATATGAAGAGAATGGTGGCTCTGAAAGATAGAGGTTATCCTACATTCAACACTGACAAGATGgtagcatcatcatcatcaggtAACAGCATGCCAGCAGTTCCTCAGCCTCAACGTGGAAGTGCACATCTTTGCAAGCCTGTGGTCAACAAGACCAAATGTCATTCATCTCAGAACATGCGTTATTCTATCCATTCAGCAGGAGCACCTAAGCCATCAGTCAGCACCTCCAGCCCATCACAAGTGCAGGGAGTCAAGTCAGCCTTTCAGGTCACTAATACAACAACCCAGACCCTGGCTGTTCACCCTCAAACTTCTGCCTTGGGACCACGTGCAAGTCAGAGATTCGAAAAAGTTGCAGGTGCTGCAGGTGTTCACAGTCCTCTAAAATTTAAAGTAGGAAGGCCAGCATCCACCCAAAAGCCTGTCCCTGTTTGTACACAAGGTCATGATATGTTGAATGTGTCTATATTGGCATCAGCTGCTACTCAGAAGAAGCTCTTGGATGAAAAGCTGGTTCCTCTGGTTCAGTCCATTCACCTAACTCCGACTGGAGAAATCTCTGGCATATTCTTGGAGATGGATGATGCTGAAATGCTTTACATGCTCAAATATCCTGAGTTTCTCCGTGCCAAAATTGATGAACTCATCTGTATTCTGCAATCCAGCCAAGCTCAAGATACTGCCCTGAGAGCTAACAGCACTCCCAGTATTTGA